GAGCCAGTCCTGGGCCCAGAGGAGCGAGATGGCGACCCGGCCGTACGAGATGGTGAACGGCGTGTCGCCGATCGCGTAGTCGAGGGTGCCGCTGCGGCCGTCCCAGCCCTTGATGGTCCGCTCGACCAGCGCGGTCTGCGCCGAGGCGGCGTCGATCGGCGCGGCGGTGGTCACCGGTCCGCCGGTGTGTAACAGGCGGTCGTGGGCGGTGTCGACCGCAGCCTCGAACTGCCCGGCGACGGCGGCCGCCGCAGTCCGCATCCCGGCGCCGACGGTGGCATCGGGTAGTGGTGCGAGACCGTAACTCTGCAGTTCACGCACCATGGTCGCGGCGAAGAAGGCGTGGTCGACGGCGTTGAATACGGTCTCCCCGGCGGCCGCATCGTCGCCGTCCGCACCGCCCTCGCTAAGCGCGACGTCGAACGCATCCGAACCCCGGTCGCGGGCCACGACCGCGGTCTGCGCCGCCCGTTTCACGGCGGCGATGTCGTCGTGCGTCATCGCCGAGGTGACGAATGTGAACGCCGCGGTGACGTAGTCGGCCGTGCTGCGGACCGACCTGTCGAGCACCTCCCGCACGCGATCGGCGACGCCGTGCGGCCACAGAATCGCGGTGATCACCAAGCTCACCGCGAGGCCCACGCCGACGTCGATCAGCCGGCGGTCCCCCACCTCGACGGACATCTTGTGCCCGCCCAGCGAAACCAGCATGACGAACCAGATCGTGAAACCTGCCTGCTTCGCGATCACCGCGTATTTGCCGGATGGGCCCCAGACAATGAGGAACGAGACGAAACGGCAGCAGGCAGATGAGCGCGATCAGCTTACTGCCGATCAGCGCGACGAGGCCCATGCAGACGCCGAAACCGAGAACCGTGCCGATCGCCACAGACAGCACCGACTTTCGTGATCCCACCGCGTTGAGCTGCAACGATGCCGCGATACCGAGGATCACCCAGAAGCCGGTCTTCAGGTGCAGCGCTCCTGGGCGGTGAGATTGCCCGGGCGAGCGAGCTTCCCGCGAAAGACCTTGGCGAGCGCCTCGTCGGCCGCCGTGACCTCGGCCATCAGCACGGCGACCTGCTCCGGCGTCGCGTCCGGGCTCATCGGTGGCGAGCCCGCGATCATCTTCGCCGAGGCGGTCAGCACTCGCGCAACGGCGTCCCGGATCGCGGTGGTCTCCCTGCTCGGCCAGAGCACCACCGCGGTGATCGCGGCCACGACGGCGCCCGCGGCGTAGCAGGCCAGACCGGTCGGGAGATCCTTGAGTGGCGCCTCGGTGGTGACGGCCACGATGAACGGCAGCAGCAGCGAGAGATAGGCGGACCGAACGTAGCCGCGGAGCAACGTCAGATAGGCCAGGATGAACACCACCAGCAGGGTCACCACGAGCTTCGCGATCAGATAGGGCTGCACCGGCGCACCGATCGAAATCAGTGCCAGACCGGCGGCGCCGGTGAGGATGTACGCCCAGAACCGGGTGCGCAGCGGGCCCTGAGAATCCGAGAGCACCAGCGGGATGAAGACGCCGAAGGTGGCTTAGAAACCGCTGGTACCGACGTCGAGGAGCAGATTCATCACCACCGCGGCCGCGGTCACGACGATCGCCGCCCGAACCGCTTTACCGACCGGAGGCTTGCTCTTATGCTTAGCGGCCGTCTTCGCTGGGGCGAGCGCCGTCGCCGACCCGCCCGAACCGTTCTCCGTCATGGTGCGCTCGCCGTCATATTGCAGTTCCCATCCCCGGTCTCCCTTGCGACCGCCCTTACACCTGTGACCCCAGAGAACCGCGCGCCGCTACGGCACGATGTTGACCATCCGACCGGGGACGTAGATCACCTTGCGAGGCTCGCCGTCGAGGAGGGCGGCGATCTTCTCGTCGGCCAGCGCAGCGGCGACCACGGTGGCCTCGGCGGCGTCGGCGGCCACCTGGATCCGGCTGCGCACCTTGCCCTTCACCTGGACCGGCACCTCGACGGTGTCCTCCACCAGGTAGCTCTCATCGACCTCCGGGAACGGGCCGTGCGCGAGAGAACCCTTGTGACCCAGTCGATTCCAGAGTTCCTCGGCGAGATGCGGGGCCAGCGGAGCGAGCATCAGGACCAGCGGTTCCACCACCGCGCGCGGGGCACCACCCGGGTAGCTCTTGGTCAGATGGTTGGTCAGCTCGATCAGCTTGGCGCCCGCGGTGTTCATCCGGAGGCCGTCGTAGTCGTCGCGGACCCCGGCGATCGTCCGATGCAGCGCCTTGAGGTCGTCGCCGGTCGGCTCCGAGTCGGACACCCGCACGTCGCCGGTCTCCTCGTCGACCACCAGGCGCCACACGCGCTGCAGGAACCGCTGGGCGCCGACGACATCCTTCGTAGCCCACGGCCGTGACTGGTCCAGCGGACCCATCGACATCTCGTAGACGCGGAGGGTATCGGCGCCGTAGTCGCGGCAGATGTCATCTGGCGCAACGGAATTCTTCAGCGACTTGCCCATCTTCCCGTACTCCTGCGACACCTCCTCATCGCCGTAGAAGTACTTGCCGCCGCGCTCGACGACCTCCTCGGCCGGCACGTACACGCCGCGCGCGTCGGTGTAGGCGTACGCCTGGATCATGCCCTGATTGAACAGCCGGCGGTACGGCTCACGGCTGGTCACATACCCCAGGTCGAAGAGCACCTTGTGCCAGAAGCGCGAGTACAGCAGGTGCAGCACCGCGTGCTCCACGCCGCCGATGTACAGGTCCAGGCCACCCGGATCGTTCGCGCCGTGCAGCGCCGGCCGCGGACCCATCCAGTACGCCTCGTTCTCCTTGGCGCACAACGTTTCTTCGTTGGTCGGGTCGATGTAGCGCAGCTGGTACCAGGAGCTGCCGGCCCACTGCGGCATCACGTTGGTGTCGCGGGTGTAGCGCTGCAGGCCGTCGCCCAGGTCCAGATCGACGGTGACCCACTCGGTGGCCTTGGCCAGCGGGGGAGACGGACGGCTGTCGGCGTCGTCCGGATCGAAGGCGACCGGCGCGTAGTCGGCCACCTCCGGCAACTCGATGGGGAGCATGGTCTCCGGCAACGCGACCGGCGCACCGTGCTCGTCGTACACGATGGGGAAGGGCTCGCCCCAGTAGCGCTGCCGCGCAAAGAGCCAGTCGCGCAGTTTGAACTGCACGGTGCCCACTCCCGTGCCCTCCGATTCCAGGTGCTCGACGATCGCGGCCTTGGCCTCGTCGACCCGCAATCCATCGAGGAAACCACTGTTGACCAGCGGGCCGTCACCAGTGAAGGCCTTGTCGGCGACGCCCTCGTCACTACCGATCACCTCGCGGATCGGCAGCCCGAAGGCGGTCGCGAACTCGTAGTCGCGCTCGTCGTGCGCGGGCACCGCCATGATGGCGCCGGTGCCGTAGCCGAGCAGCACGTAGTCTGCGATGAAGACGGGCAGCGGCTCACCGTTGACCGGATTGGTGGCATAGGCACCGGTGAAGACGCCGGTCTTCTCCTTGTTCTCCTGCCGCTCCAGGTCGCTCTTGGCGGCGATCGACGCCCGGTACGACGCGATCGCGGCCTTCGGATCGGCCGCCCCGCCGGTCCAGCGCGCATCGATCCCCGAACCCGTCGAAGGGTCGTCGGGCCACGCGTCGGCGACGATCTGATCGACCAGCTCGTGCTCGGGCGCCAGCACCATGTACGACGCGCCGAACAGCGTGTCCGGGCGGGTCGTGAACACCTCGATGGACGTTTCGACACGGGCCGCTCCTTCGTCGCGTCCCGGCTCAACGAGCGGAGGGATCGCGGGAACGGCCTGGCCCTGAGCATGCGTGGCGGAGCCTGCGACGACACGCGGTCGAAGGGGGAATTTGACCCGCGCACCGCGCGAACGGCCGATCCAGTTGCGCTGCATGGTCTTGACCTTCTCCGGCCAGTCCAGCAGATCGAGGTCGTCGAGCAGGCGGTCGGAGTACGCGGTGATCCGCATCATCCACTGGCGCAGGTTCTTCCGGAAGACCGGGAAGTTGCCGCGCTCGCTCTTGCCGTCGGCGGTCACCTCCTCGTTGGCCAGCACGGTGCCCAGGCCGGGGCACCAGTTGACCAGCGAATCGCTCAGGTAGACGAGCCGGTACGAGTCGAGTACCTCGCTGCGCGCGGCGTCGTCCAGCTCGGACCACACCCGGCCGTCGCCGAGAGTCCTTGCGCCGGAATCGAATTCGGCGATCAGCTCGGAGATCGGACGAGCCTTGTTCGCCTCGGCATCGAACCAGGCGTTGTAGATCTGCAGGAAGATCCACTGCGTCCAGCGGTAGAAGTCGACGTCGGTGGTGGCCACGCGGCGTCGTTCGTCGTGGCCGAGGCCGAGACGACGGATCTGCTGCAGGTAGCGCTCGATGTTCGCCTCGGTGGTGGTCCGCGGGTGCGTGCCGGTCTGCACCGCGTACTGCTCGGCGGGCAGGCCGAACGAGTCGAAGCCCATGGTGTGCAGCACGTTGCGGCCGGCCATGCGCTGGAAGCGCGCGTAGACGTCGGACGCGATGAAGCCCAGCGGGTGCCCGACATGCAGGCCGGCGCCGGAGGGGTAGGGGAACATGTCCTGCACGAAGAGCTTGTCCGGCGCATCCGGGCCGGAGCCGGAGAACGCGGAGAAGTCCCCGGCGAGTGGTCCGACGGGGTTCGGCGCGGCGAAGGTCTGCTGGGCGGTCCAGTACTCCTGCCAGCGGCTTTCGATGTCACCGGCGGTCTGTGCGGTGTAACGGTGCCCCGGGGCGGCTTCGGCATTGCTCACCCGACCAGGGTAAATCGTCACCGATGCCGGGGTGAGACCGGCTCGGCGATACCATGAGGGCCGTGTACGCCGTGTCCGTGATCGCCGCAGTTCTGGTCTTCGTCCTCGCCGCCGTCTGGCTGTTCGTGGGCGTGGCAGGCCTGACCGGCACCCTCCCCGGCAACCGCTGGGTGGGTGTGCGGACCAAGGAGACGATCGCGTCGAAAGACGCCTGGACGCTGGCCCACCGGGTGGCCGCGCCCGGCTTCCTGGGCGGAGCGCTGGCCCTGATCCTCGGCGGGCTGCTGTCGCTGTTCGCGGCCGGCGGCGTGTTCTACGCGCTGGGCGGGCTGGTCCTCGGTCTGCTGGCGGTGTCGGTGGTCAGCGGCGTCGCGATCCGCGCCGCCCAGACCGTTCCGGCGCCGGACGACGCCACCGGCGGCTGCTCCAGCGACTGCTGTTCCAGTGACACGGCCGGCACGCCATCGGAACAGAGCTGCGCCGCCGAGGCCGGCGATCCGGCGGCGGAATGCGGCGAGTCGAGTTGCGGGTCGTGCGC
The nucleotide sequence above comes from Gordonia sp. PP30. Encoded proteins:
- a CDS encoding class I tRNA ligase family protein, whose product is MSNAEAAPGHRYTAQTAGDIESRWQEYWTAQQTFAAPNPVGPLAGDFSAFSGSGPDAPDKLFVQDMFPYPSGAGLHVGHPLGFIASDVYARFQRMAGRNVLHTMGFDSFGLPAEQYAVQTGTHPRTTTEANIERYLQQIRRLGLGHDERRRVATTDVDFYRWTQWIFLQIYNAWFDAEANKARPISELIAEFDSGARTLGDGRVWSELDDAARSEVLDSYRLVYLSDSLVNWCPGLGTVLANEEVTADGKSERGNFPVFRKNLRQWMMRITAYSDRLLDDLDLLDWPEKVKTMQRNWIGRSRGARVKFPLRPRVVAGSATHAQGQAVPAIPPLVEPGRDEGAARVETSIEVFTTRPDTLFGASYMVLAPEHELVDQIVADAWPDDPSTGSGIDARWTGGAADPKAAIASYRASIAAKSDLERQENKEKTGVFTGAYATNPVNGEPLPVFIADYVLLGYGTGAIMAVPAHDERDYEFATAFGLPIREVIGSDEGVADKAFTGDGPLVNSGFLDGLRVDEAKAAIVEHLESEGTGVGTVQFKLRDWLFARQRYWGEPFPIVYDEHGAPVALPETMLPIELPEVADYAPVAFDPDDADSRPSPPLAKATEWVTVDLDLGDGLQRYTRDTNVMPQWAGSSWYQLRYIDPTNEETLCAKENEAYWMGPRPALHGANDPGGLDLYIGGVEHAVLHLLYSRFWHKVLFDLGYVTSREPYRRLFNQGMIQAYAYTDARGVYVPAEEVVERGGKYFYGDEEVSQEYGKMGKSLKNSVAPDDICRDYGADTLRVYEMSMGPLDQSRPWATKDVVGAQRFLQRVWRLVVDEETGDVRVSDSEPTGDDLKALHRTIAGVRDDYDGLRMNTAGAKLIELTNHLTKSYPGGAPRAVVEPLVLMLAPLAPHLAEELWNRLGHKGSLAHGPFPEVDESYLVEDTVEVPVQVKGKVRSRIQVAADAAEATVVAAALADEKIAALLDGEPRKVIYVPGRMVNIVP
- a CDS encoding SdpI family protein, which translates into the protein MYAVSVIAAVLVFVLAAVWLFVGVAGLTGTLPGNRWVGVRTKETIASKDAWTLAHRVAAPGFLGGALALILGGLLSLFAAGGVFYALGGLVLGLLAVSVVSGVAIRAAQTVPAPDDATGGCSSDCCSSDTAGTPSEQSCAAEAGDPAAECGESSCGSCALSGMCLPETQAESGQAR